A section of the Anabaena cylindrica PCC 7122 genome encodes:
- a CDS encoding EutN/CcmL family microcompartment protein, which translates to MQIAKVRGTVVSTQKDPSLRGVKLLLLQLVDEDGKLLPEYEVAADNVGAGVEEWVLFSRNGAARQVLGNEQRPLDAAVVAIIDTIYVEDRLLYSKKDQI; encoded by the coding sequence ATGCAAATTGCCAAAGTTCGTGGCACAGTAGTTAGCACGCAAAAAGATCCAAGTCTTAGAGGTGTCAAACTACTGCTGTTGCAATTAGTAGATGAAGACGGAAAACTCCTGCCAGAATATGAGGTAGCAGCCGATAATGTCGGAGCAGGAGTGGAAGAGTGGGTGCTGTTTAGTCGTAATGGTGCCGCTCGTCAAGTTCTTGGCAATGAACAACGTCCGTTAGATGCAGCAGTAGTGGCGATAATAGATACTATATACGTTGAAGATCGCCTCCTTTACAGCAAAAAAGACCAAATATAG
- a CDS encoding NADH-quinone oxidoreductase subunit M, giving the protein MLSTLILLPLLGAALIGFYPYPISGKVSRGTALAVSVMIFLWSIFLAIQFHPDEVGIQFAESIPWIEALGLNYNLGIDGLSLPLLLLNGLLTAIAIYSSDESLQRPRFYYSLILLLNAGVIGAFLAQDLLLFFLFYELELIPLYLLIAIWGGAKRGYAATKFLIYTAVSGILILASFLGMVWLSDSPSFGLATINAHNLPLATQLLLLVGILIGFGIKIPLVPFHTWLPDAHVEASTPISVLLAGVLLKLGTYGLLRFGMNLLPQAWEYIAPTLATWAVISVLFGASCAIAQTDMKKMVAYSSIGHMGYILLAAAAATPLSVLGAVMQMISHGLISAMMFLLVGVVYKKAGSRDLDVIRGLLNPERGMPVIGTLIVLGVMASAGIPGMVGFISEFIIFRGSFEVFPVQTLLSMLGTGLTAVYFLILLNRAFFGRLSAQVTNLPRVYWSDRIPAFILAVLIVIFGIQPSWLVHWSQATITAMVNTPSLVANAPVDKAGKT; this is encoded by the coding sequence ATGCTGAGTACGTTGATTTTGCTGCCTTTACTTGGTGCCGCCTTAATTGGTTTCTATCCCTATCCTATCAGTGGGAAAGTTTCCCGTGGAACGGCTTTGGCCGTGTCCGTAATGATTTTCTTATGGTCAATTTTCCTGGCGATTCAGTTTCATCCTGATGAAGTCGGCATACAATTTGCTGAATCCATACCTTGGATAGAAGCCTTGGGATTAAACTATAATCTAGGCATAGATGGTTTATCATTGCCATTATTATTGTTGAATGGACTTTTGACTGCTATTGCCATCTACAGCAGCGATGAATCTCTTCAGCGTCCGAGATTTTATTACTCGTTAATCCTACTCCTGAATGCTGGGGTGATAGGAGCATTCTTGGCACAGGATTTATTGTTATTTTTCCTGTTTTATGAGTTAGAACTAATTCCCCTCTATCTACTAATTGCAATTTGGGGTGGTGCAAAGCGTGGTTATGCAGCTACCAAGTTTCTGATTTATACAGCAGTTTCGGGAATCTTGATTTTAGCTAGTTTTCTGGGGATGGTTTGGTTAAGTGATTCTCCAAGCTTTGGACTAGCAACCATTAACGCCCATAATCTACCTTTAGCGACTCAATTGTTACTACTAGTAGGGATTTTGATAGGTTTTGGAATTAAAATTCCCCTGGTTCCCTTTCATACTTGGTTGCCTGATGCCCACGTCGAAGCTTCCACACCGATTTCTGTTTTATTAGCTGGGGTATTGTTGAAATTAGGAACTTACGGTTTACTCAGATTTGGAATGAACTTGTTGCCGCAAGCGTGGGAATATATAGCACCAACTTTAGCCACATGGGCAGTAATTAGCGTCTTGTTTGGTGCATCTTGTGCGATCGCTCAAACTGATATGAAAAAAATGGTAGCCTACAGTTCTATCGGACATATGGGCTATATTTTGTTAGCAGCAGCAGCAGCCACACCCCTCAGCGTATTAGGTGCTGTTATGCAAATGATTAGCCACGGCTTGATTTCTGCCATGATGTTTTTACTGGTGGGAGTTGTATATAAAAAAGCTGGTAGCCGTGATTTAGATGTTATTCGTGGACTGCTAAACCCAGAACGGGGTATGCCCGTCATCGGCACATTGATAGTTTTGGGAGTCATGGCTAGTGCTGGGATACCGGGAATGGTAGGTTTTATTTCCGAATTTATTATTTTTCGAGGCAGTTTCGAGGTTTTTCCAGTACAAACCCTGTTATCAATGCTAGGTACAGGTTTAACTGCGGTTTACTTCTTAATTCTTCTCAATCGCGCCTTTTTTGGGCGTTTATCTGCACAAGTTACCAACCTACCACGAGTTTATTGGAGCGATCGCATTCCTGCATTTATCTTAGCTGTATTAATTGTGATTTTCGGCATCCAACCATCTTGGTTAGTGCATTGGAGTCAAGCCACAATCACCGCAATGGTAAATACACCAAGTTTAGTAGCAAATGCACCAGTAGATAAAGCTGGTAAAACTTAA
- a CDS encoding ribulose bisphosphate carboxylase small subunit: protein MAVRSTAAPPTPWSRSLAEPDIHKTAFVHSSSLIIGDVHLGQNVIIAPGTSIRADEGTPFFIGENTNIQDGVVIHGLEQGRVIGDDDQKYSVWIGKNASITHMALIHGPAYIGDSCFIGFRSTVFNARVGAGCIVMMHALIQDVEIPPGKYVASGSIITTQQQADRLPDVQAQDEEFAHHVVGINQALRTGYRCAEDLKCITPIRDELNLSGAKSYTRSIVVEELERSSEVASKLGAETVEHVRYLLNQGYKIGTEHVDQRRFRTGSWQSCQPIETRSLGEAIAALESCLLDHSGEYVRLFGIDNGRKRVLETIIQRPDGVVAGTSSIKTPATTSYKSYNGNGNGNGNGAVAIGGLSAETVNQIRQLLANGYKIGTEHVNERRFRTGTWESCNPIEATSANDVVAALEECMVNHQGEYVRLIGIDSKAKRRVLETIIQRPNGQEVSSGSAKTAVAANYGGRTATATSTRLSTEVIDQLRQLLTGGFKISVEHVDQRRFRTGTWASCGQIQATSERDAIAALEAIISEYAGEYIRLIGIDSAAKRRVLEAIIQRP, encoded by the coding sequence ATGGCAGTCCGCAGCACGGCGGCCCCCCCAACCCCGTGGTCTAGGAGTTTAGCTGAACCCGATATCCACAAAACCGCATTTGTACACTCTTCTTCTCTTATTATTGGGGATGTACACCTGGGTCAAAATGTGATTATTGCTCCAGGAACTTCGATTAGAGCAGATGAAGGCACACCTTTTTTTATTGGTGAAAATACTAATATTCAAGATGGTGTAGTAATTCATGGGTTGGAGCAAGGCCGAGTAATTGGTGATGATGACCAAAAATACTCGGTATGGATTGGTAAGAATGCTTCAATTACCCACATGGCGCTCATTCATGGGCCAGCATACATTGGTGACAGTTGCTTTATTGGCTTTCGCTCCACGGTATTTAATGCCAGGGTAGGGGCTGGTTGCATCGTCATGATGCACGCTTTAATCCAAGATGTAGAAATTCCCCCAGGTAAATACGTAGCTTCTGGCTCGATAATTACTACGCAGCAGCAAGCTGACCGCTTGCCAGACGTACAAGCTCAGGATGAGGAATTTGCTCACCATGTTGTGGGGATTAACCAGGCTTTGCGGACTGGTTATCGCTGTGCAGAGGATCTTAAGTGTATTACCCCGATTCGGGATGAGCTTAATCTGTCTGGGGCTAAATCTTATACAAGAAGTATTGTTGTTGAAGAGTTGGAAAGGAGTAGTGAAGTGGCAAGCAAATTGGGTGCAGAAACAGTAGAACACGTGCGTTATTTACTGAATCAAGGTTATAAAATTGGCACGGAACATGTAGATCAAAGACGTTTTCGCACAGGTTCTTGGCAAAGCTGCCAGCCGATTGAAACGAGGTCTTTAGGAGAAGCGATCGCAGCATTAGAATCTTGTCTATTAGACCACAGTGGCGAGTATGTGCGTTTGTTCGGCATTGACAACGGTAGAAAACGGGTGTTAGAAACCATCATTCAACGTCCCGATGGTGTAGTTGCAGGTACATCTAGCATTAAAACTCCTGCGACTACATCTTACAAGAGCTACAACGGCAATGGCAACGGCAATGGTAACGGTGCTGTGGCTATTGGTGGACTCAGTGCTGAAACTGTTAACCAAATTCGCCAACTCTTGGCTAATGGTTACAAAATTGGTACAGAACACGTAAACGAGCGTCGTTTCCGTACAGGTACTTGGGAAAGTTGTAACCCCATTGAAGCAACCTCAGCTAATGATGTAGTTGCCGCTTTGGAAGAATGCATGGTTAACCACCAAGGCGAATATGTGCGTTTGATTGGCATTGACAGCAAAGCCAAACGTCGGGTACTGGAAACAATTATCCAACGTCCTAACGGTCAAGAAGTATCTTCAGGGAGTGCTAAAACAGCAGTAGCTGCCAATTATGGTGGTCGAACTGCAACTGCAACCAGCACTCGCTTGAGTACAGAAGTAATAGACCAGCTGAGACAGTTGTTAACCGGTGGGTTTAAGATTAGCGTTGAACACGTAGACCAAAGACGTTTCCGAACAGGTACTTGGGCAAGCTGCGGTCAGATTCAGGCTACATCTGAACGAGATGCGATCGCTGCCTTAGAAGCTATCATTTCTGAATATGCAGGTGAATATATACGCTTGATTGGTATTGATTCCGCAGCCAAACGCCGCGTGTTGGAAGCAATTATCCAACGTCCATAA
- a CDS encoding carbon dioxide-concentrating mechanism protein CcmK produces the protein MSIAVGMVETLGFPAVVEAADAMVKAARVTLVGYEKIGSGRVTVIVRGDVSEVQASVAAGVENVKRVNGGQVLSTHIIARPHENLEYVLPIRYTEDVEQFREGVNAIRPFGRRP, from the coding sequence ATGTCAATTGCAGTGGGAATGGTTGAAACGCTGGGCTTTCCAGCAGTAGTAGAAGCTGCTGACGCGATGGTGAAAGCTGCTCGCGTTACCTTAGTAGGCTATGAAAAAATCGGTAGTGGTCGGGTGACAGTCATCGTTCGTGGTGACGTTTCCGAAGTCCAAGCTTCAGTAGCCGCTGGAGTTGAAAATGTAAAGCGAGTCAACGGTGGACAAGTGCTGTCTACTCACATCATTGCTCGTCCTCACGAAAACTTGGAATACGTTCTACCAATTCGTTATACAGAAGATGTAGAACAGTTCCGGGAAGGTGTAAACGCAATTCGTCCTTTCGGCAGAAGACCATAA
- a CDS encoding carbon dioxide-concentrating mechanism protein CcmK: MPIAVGMIETKGFPAVVEAADAMVKAARVTLVGYEKIGSARVTVIVRGDVSEVQASVAAGVDAARRVNGGEVLSTHIIARPHENLEYVLPIRYTEAVEQFRT; the protein is encoded by the coding sequence ATGCCAATTGCAGTTGGAATGATTGAGACTAAAGGCTTTCCAGCAGTAGTAGAAGCTGCTGATGCGATGGTGAAAGCAGCCCGTGTAACTTTGGTAGGATATGAGAAAATCGGTAGTGCGCGTGTTACCGTAATAGTCCGGGGTGATGTATCTGAAGTACAAGCTTCAGTAGCGGCTGGAGTTGACGCAGCCAGAAGAGTAAATGGCGGAGAAGTGTTGTCTACTCACATCATTGCTCGTCCTCATGAAAACCTGGAATACGTCTTACCAATTCGTTACACAGAAGCAGTAGAACAGTTCCGCACTTAA
- a CDS encoding FG-GAP-like repeat-containing protein encodes MTISFSTPTNTTVGSAPFSVAVGDFDGDGNLDAAVANSLDKTISVLLGNGLGDFSLISSPAVGLYNPISVAVGDFDGDGNLDLATANFDLPDLQTVPPNLNPDSDISILLGDGTGNFDAPITVAIPGTNLSAISLGDFNKDGKLDVAAGNFSSSDVSVFPGTGLGAFGSAQTYSVGNTTRAIAVEDFDEDGVPDIAIVKSGASVVSVQLGDGLGGFNAQTDFNVGAEPRSVTVADINGDGHFDLLVGNSDDDNVSLLFGDGTGNFGTATNYDAGNGSRSVAVGDFNGDNKLDLLVANQLGNNISVLLNTTVGDNFTNTPGNSNYFVDSIGDTVTEDADGGIDRVISSVTYTLSDNIERLTLTGNNNIDGTGNNLNNNLTGNSGNNILDSGTGNDYLYGNEGDDVLIGGDGNDKLDGGIGADTLIGGNSNDVYTVDDLGDTVIEDAAAGIDTVNSSVDFTLGNNIERLTLTESKDINGTGNDLNNNLTGSDGNNILAGNNGNDYLYGQAGNDTLIGGLGNDTLIGGLGNDIFQFNNPNEGIDRIQDFVVGEDNIHISAIGFGGGLSAGALNAAAFVSGIGTNAATDGLQRFIYNSSNGSLFFDVDGNGAVASIRIAVLTNLPSLSASDITVI; translated from the coding sequence ATGACAATATCATTTAGTACGCCCACTAATACTACCGTCGGTTCAGCTCCTTTTTCAGTAGCTGTAGGAGACTTCGACGGGGATGGTAATCTAGATGCAGCAGTAGCAAACTCTCTTGATAAGACAATCTCAGTACTTCTGGGTAATGGACTAGGTGATTTTTCCCTGATTTCTAGTCCCGCAGTCGGGTTATATAACCCTATTTCAGTAGCTGTAGGAGACTTTGACGGGGATGGTAATTTAGATTTAGCAACAGCAAACTTTGACTTACCTGATCTCCAAACCGTTCCTCCAAACCTAAATCCTGATAGCGATATCTCAATTCTACTGGGAGATGGAACTGGTAATTTTGACGCTCCCATTACAGTTGCTATCCCTGGAACAAATCTAAGTGCGATCTCCCTGGGAGACTTCAACAAAGATGGCAAGCTAGACGTAGCTGCGGGTAATTTTTCCAGCTCTGATGTGTCTGTCTTCCCCGGAACTGGCTTAGGTGCATTCGGATCTGCTCAGACCTATTCAGTTGGTAATACTACCCGTGCGATCGCAGTAGAAGATTTCGACGAAGATGGTGTTCCAGATATAGCCATTGTTAAGTCTGGTGCTTCAGTTGTGTCAGTACAGCTGGGAGATGGCTTAGGTGGCTTTAACGCTCAGACTGACTTTAATGTAGGAGCAGAACCTCGATCAGTGACTGTAGCCGATATCAACGGTGACGGACACTTTGATTTATTGGTAGGCAACAGCGATGATGATAATGTTTCATTACTTTTCGGTGATGGCACAGGTAACTTCGGCACTGCTACTAACTATGATGCAGGAAATGGGTCTCGCTCCGTAGCTGTGGGAGATTTTAATGGTGACAACAAACTAGACTTATTAGTAGCTAACCAACTCGGTAATAATATTTCTGTGTTGTTGAATACTACTGTAGGAGATAATTTCACTAACACTCCTGGCAATAGCAATTACTTTGTCGATAGTATTGGTGACACAGTTACTGAAGATGCTGATGGTGGCATAGATAGAGTTATATCCTCAGTCACTTACACCTTAAGCGACAACATAGAACGTCTAACTCTAACTGGAAACAACAATATCGACGGTACAGGTAATAACCTGAATAACAATCTCACTGGTAATAGTGGCAATAATATTCTCGATAGCGGAACAGGTAATGACTATCTTTACGGTAATGAAGGTGATGATGTCCTGATTGGTGGAGATGGCAACGACAAGCTCGATGGTGGTATAGGTGCTGATACCCTAATTGGCGGTAATAGTAATGATGTTTATACCGTTGATGATTTAGGTGACACAGTTATTGAAGATGCTGCTGCTGGTATCGATACAGTTAACTCCTCTGTCGATTTCACTTTAGGAAACAATATAGAACGTCTGACTTTAACTGAAAGTAAGGATATTAACGGTACAGGCAACGACCTGAATAACAATCTCACTGGGAGTGATGGCAATAATATCCTTGCTGGGAATAATGGCAATGACTATCTTTACGGTCAAGCAGGTAATGATACCCTAATTGGTGGTTTGGGTAATGATACCCTAATTGGTGGTTTGGGTAATGATATTTTCCAATTTAATAATCCCAATGAAGGTATTGATAGGATTCAAGACTTTGTAGTTGGTGAAGACAATATCCACATCTCTGCTATTGGATTTGGTGGTGGTTTAAGTGCAGGCGCGTTAAACGCTGCGGCTTTTGTTTCTGGCATAGGTACGAATGCAGCCACTGATGGCTTACAAAGGTTCATTTATAACAGTAGTAATGGTTCTTTGTTTTTTGATGTTGACGGCAATGGTGCCGTTGCTAGTATTCGCATTGCGGTCTTGACTAATCTGCCTAGTCTGAGTGCTAGTGATATTACTGTTATTTAG
- a CDS encoding peptidylprolyl isomerase, translating into MNQVLQFSDASGEHSQRILTAPEVLQLLAKYQLIPPLLKEVIIDQAIAQIECTPQEEQLACEQLAQQYQGRQEISSEQLNSTAIRQLKLEKFKEASWGQDLESYFFQRKPQLDRVIYSLITTADIGIAQEIYFRIQEGEQSFAQLAREYAQGPEAQTDGLVGPVELQSLHQSLVKILSTSQPRQISPPTQIGEWIVIVRLEKLLPAQMDRPLRQRLLNERFQGWLQAQTSAQNWQIKELEG; encoded by the coding sequence ATGAATCAAGTTCTGCAATTTAGCGATGCCTCCGGTGAGCATAGCCAACGCATACTGACAGCCCCAGAAGTTCTACAATTACTAGCTAAATACCAATTAATTCCTCCATTGCTCAAAGAAGTGATCATTGATCAAGCGATCGCACAGATTGAGTGTACGCCACAAGAAGAACAACTTGCCTGCGAACAGTTAGCTCAACAATATCAAGGGCGACAAGAAATCAGTTCTGAGCAATTGAACAGCACGGCCATTCGTCAATTAAAACTAGAAAAATTCAAAGAAGCTTCATGGGGACAAGACTTAGAATCTTATTTCTTCCAACGTAAACCTCAGTTGGATAGAGTAATCTATTCCCTAATTACTACTGCTGATATCGGTATTGCTCAAGAAATCTATTTCCGCATCCAAGAAGGAGAACAGTCCTTTGCTCAATTGGCGCGGGAATATGCCCAAGGGCCTGAAGCTCAAACAGATGGTTTAGTCGGTCCAGTAGAATTACAATCTCTTCATCAATCGCTAGTGAAAATTTTATCTACTAGCCAACCACGACAAATTTCACCGCCCACTCAAATAGGAGAGTGGATAGTGATTGTGCGGTTAGAGAAATTACTGCCGGCGCAGATGGATCGCCCACTGCGTCAGCGATTGTTAAATGAACGTTTTCAGGGTTGGTTGCAAGCACAAACATCTGCACAAAATTGGCAAATTAAAGAATTAGAAGGATGA
- a CDS encoding COP23 domain-containing protein — protein MSLQPLQVLFLSSLSLSLLLSNSVAFAQVDGVVVPTVPSGSSTTVPPRPSTNIPTSSTVDSSKRFSCQYYNGRYTVMYQPQSQPGQFFAWAAPQALGGGWTPQNRCEAIATRLELYRPDGLQELQIAVENNENIICVTTEANTGCRIVLTVPRGQDPYAIRSSVFNNLATADNGQQTIAVNTYANRNQGGTNELYNLGRSLLGGGNNRANSSKNGINLKPFLDRQDGGTATNLRNGVSIGRPSRPQNTTILNPRLFR, from the coding sequence ATGTCGTTACAACCACTTCAGGTTTTATTTTTGAGTAGTCTTAGCTTATCCTTACTTCTTAGCAATTCTGTAGCCTTTGCCCAAGTTGATGGTGTTGTTGTCCCCACGGTACCATCCGGCTCATCAACAACAGTACCACCCAGACCATCTACTAATATACCGACTTCCAGCACTGTTGACAGCAGCAAAAGATTTAGCTGTCAATATTATAATGGTAGATATACTGTCATGTACCAGCCCCAAAGTCAACCAGGTCAATTTTTCGCTTGGGCAGCACCTCAAGCCTTGGGTGGTGGTTGGACACCACAAAATCGTTGTGAAGCGATCGCAACTCGTTTAGAATTATATCGCCCAGATGGCTTACAAGAACTCCAGATAGCTGTAGAAAATAACGAAAATATTATCTGTGTCACTACAGAAGCTAACACTGGTTGTCGGATTGTACTCACAGTTCCCCGTGGACAAGACCCTTACGCTATCCGCAGTAGTGTTTTCAACAACTTGGCTACTGCTGACAACGGACAACAAACCATAGCTGTTAATACTTATGCTAATCGTAACCAAGGAGGAACGAACGAATTATACAACTTGGGACGCAGTCTTTTAGGTGGTGGTAATAATCGTGCTAATTCATCTAAAAATGGCATTAATTTGAAACCTTTCCTAGATCGTCAAGATGGTGGTACAGCAACTAACTTGCGAAATGGAGTCTCAATTGGTCGTCCTTCTCGACCACAAAATACTACTATCCTCAACCCACGGTTATTCCGCTGA
- a CDS encoding CO2 hydration protein, with product MVNLKKKPVNKPLSEYIQQLTNGGALLSDSPENVMEVVGILKSYGVVLDAYSQNLIYIAEHQFLVFFQFFKYFNGEISFAKLLRHWWHDRINFEYAEYCLKAMMWHGGGGLDTYLDTAEFQNRTQAVIAAKFQKNPLILGLNQLFPDFLTEQLRVSAYYTGLGQFWRVMADMFLSLSDRYDNGEIKTIPQVVDHIKAGLVADALKPITYNVKIDNKVYELIPKSVGLTFLADTAIPYVEAIFFRGTPFAGTVSLNAQAYQIPPDQSRFQYGALYADPLPIGGAGIPPTLLMQDMRHYLPEYLHDIYRRSRRGEDDLRVQICMSFQKSMFCVTTAAILGLSPYPIDTQDPSEQTANLVYLEKWMDRLKNSQIGEVNKS from the coding sequence ATGGTTAATCTTAAAAAAAAACCTGTTAATAAGCCTTTATCTGAATATATTCAACAGTTAACAAATGGAGGAGCATTACTCTCTGACAGTCCAGAGAATGTCATGGAAGTCGTGGGCATTCTCAAAAGCTATGGTGTAGTTTTAGATGCCTATTCTCAAAATCTAATTTACATAGCCGAACATCAATTTTTAGTATTTTTTCAATTTTTTAAATATTTTAATGGTGAGATTTCTTTCGCCAAATTACTCCGTCATTGGTGGCATGACAGAATTAATTTTGAATATGCAGAATATTGTTTGAAAGCCATGATGTGGCATGGTGGTGGAGGATTAGATACATACTTAGATACCGCAGAATTTCAAAACAGAACACAAGCTGTTATTGCTGCTAAATTTCAAAAAAATCCCTTAATCTTAGGACTTAACCAACTGTTTCCTGACTTTCTCACAGAACAGTTGCGTGTCTCAGCTTATTACACTGGGTTAGGTCAATTTTGGCGAGTAATGGCTGATATGTTCCTGAGTTTATCAGACCGCTATGACAACGGCGAAATCAAAACTATTCCTCAAGTTGTAGATCACATCAAAGCAGGTTTAGTAGCAGATGCACTCAAGCCAATTACTTACAATGTCAAAATTGACAACAAAGTCTATGAACTTATTCCGAAATCAGTCGGTTTGACTTTTTTAGCAGATACAGCTATTCCATATGTAGAAGCCATTTTTTTCCGGGGAACCCCTTTTGCCGGCACAGTTTCCCTCAATGCTCAAGCTTATCAAATCCCCCCAGATCAATCTCGATTTCAGTATGGTGCCTTATATGCAGATCCTTTACCTATAGGTGGTGCAGGGATTCCTCCCACGTTGTTGATGCAAGATATGCGTCATTATTTACCAGAATATTTACATGATATTTATCGTCGCAGTCGTCGTGGTGAAGATGACTTACGTGTACAAATTTGTATGAGTTTTCAAAAGTCAATGTTTTGCGTAACGACAGCAGCCATTTTAGGATTGTCACCTTATCCTATAGATACACAAGATCCATCTGAGCAAACAGCTAATCTTGTTTATTTAGAAAAGTGGATGGATAGGTTAAAAAACTCGCAAATAGGGGAAGTGAATAAATCTTGA
- a CDS encoding NAD(P)H-quinone oxidoreductase subunit F, with amino-acid sequence MNEFLFFTSWFVPFYSLLGAVLTLPWSIGIIQRTGPRPAAYLNLLTTLVAFVHSLLVFQNIWDRDPETLVITWFQAADFNLTFALELSPVSIGAIVLITGLSLLAQIYALGYMEKDWSIARFFGLLGFFEAALSGLAISDSLFLSYALLEVLTLSTYLLVGFWYAQPLVVTAARDAFLTKRVGDLLLLMGVVTLSTQAGSLNFSDLYEWAQTAHLSPLTSTLIGVSLIAGPAGKCAQFPLHLWLDEAMEGPNPASVMRNSLVVAGGAYVLYKIQPLLALSPVALNALVVMGTVTALGATLVSIAQIDIKRALSHSTSAYMGLVFLAVGLQQGGVALMLLLTHAIAKALLFMSSGSIIYTTQTQDLTEMGGLWSRMPATTTAFVVGSAGMVTLLPLGSFWAMLAWADGLVKVNPWVIVVLLLVNGLTALNLTRVFRLIFWGEPQQKTRRAPEVAWQMAFPMVTLTILTLLLPLMLQQWYLLPGWESIDWYVVLALLTSTVLGVGIGATMYLHKAWSRSRILAWRFIQDLLGYDFYIDRVYRLTIVSAVAMLSKISSWSDRYLVDGFVNLVGFAAIFSGQSLKYSISGQSQAYMLTILVVISVLGFFISWSLGLLDKLPF; translated from the coding sequence ATGAATGAGTTTCTATTTTTTACAAGTTGGTTTGTACCTTTTTATAGCTTACTAGGGGCAGTTTTAACCTTGCCTTGGAGCATAGGAATAATTCAACGAACAGGGCCAAGACCTGCGGCCTACTTGAACTTGTTGACGACTTTGGTGGCTTTTGTCCATAGCCTGTTGGTATTTCAAAATATCTGGGATAGAGATCCAGAAACTTTAGTAATCACTTGGTTCCAAGCTGCGGATTTTAACTTAACATTTGCTTTAGAACTATCGCCGGTCAGTATTGGTGCAATAGTTTTAATCACAGGATTGAGTCTGTTAGCTCAAATTTATGCCTTGGGTTACATGGAAAAGGACTGGTCGATAGCACGTTTTTTTGGGCTACTGGGATTTTTTGAGGCGGCCTTGAGTGGTTTGGCGATCAGTGATTCTCTGTTTCTCAGCTATGCCTTGTTGGAAGTTCTCACCCTTTCCACCTACTTGCTAGTTGGTTTTTGGTATGCTCAACCATTGGTAGTAACGGCAGCGCGGGATGCGTTTTTAACCAAACGGGTGGGAGATTTATTGTTACTGATGGGTGTAGTTACCCTTTCCACCCAAGCTGGTAGTTTAAACTTTTCTGACTTGTATGAGTGGGCGCAAACGGCTCATTTGAGTCCATTAACATCAACCTTAATAGGTGTGTCCTTGATTGCTGGGCCTGCTGGTAAATGCGCTCAGTTTCCCCTACACCTGTGGTTAGATGAAGCAATGGAAGGCCCTAACCCAGCTTCGGTGATGCGGAATTCCCTGGTAGTAGCAGGTGGTGCTTATGTATTGTACAAAATTCAGCCATTATTAGCACTCTCACCAGTGGCACTAAATGCTTTAGTTGTGATGGGTACAGTGACGGCATTAGGTGCAACCTTGGTGTCAATCGCGCAAATTGATATTAAACGGGCGTTATCTCATTCCACGAGTGCCTACATGGGTTTGGTATTTTTGGCTGTGGGTTTACAGCAAGGGGGTGTAGCTTTGATGTTGCTGTTGACTCATGCGATCGCTAAAGCATTATTATTCATGAGTTCCGGTTCCATCATCTACACTACCCAAACTCAAGATTTAACAGAAATGGGTGGTTTATGGTCACGGATGCCAGCCACTACTACAGCCTTTGTCGTTGGTTCAGCTGGGATGGTGACATTATTACCACTGGGTAGCTTTTGGGCAATGCTGGCTTGGGCTGATGGCTTGGTGAAAGTTAACCCTTGGGTAATTGTGGTTTTATTATTAGTCAATGGCTTGACAGCATTGAATTTGACCAGAGTTTTCCGCTTAATCTTTTGGGGAGAACCGCAACAGAAGACCCGCCGCGCCCCCGAAGTTGCTTGGCAGATGGCCTTCCCAATGGTGACTTTAACGATATTGACCCTACTATTACCCCTCATGCTACAGCAATGGTACTTGTTGCCAGGATGGGAAAGTATTGATTGGTATGTGGTATTGGCTTTGCTAACTTCTACTGTACTGGGGGTGGGTATTGGTGCAACAATGTATCTACATAAAGCTTGGTCAAGATCCAGAATTCTGGCATGGAGATTTATTCAAGATTTACTAGGTTACGATTTTTACATTGACAGAGTTTATCGTCTCACCATTGTCAGTGCCGTAGCTATGTTATCAAAGATTTCCTCTTGGAGCGATCGCTATTTAGTCGATGGTTTCGTAAACTTAGTCGGTTTTGCTGCCATTTTTAGTGGTCAAAGTTTAAAGTACAGCATTTCTGGTCAATCTCAAGCCTATATGCTGACTATTCTCGTAGTGATTAGCGTCCTTGGTTTCTTTATTAGTTGGTCATTAGGCTTACTTGATAAATTACCTTTTTAG